A single Nitrosospira multiformis ATCC 25196 DNA region contains:
- a CDS encoding tyrosinase family protein, with amino-acid sequence MQPKLFSSTMSRRTFLKAAAATTAAIGASALPFGAQAQGKAKYRRLNVLNPGAKRAIESYKRAIARMLKLPPEDPRNWYRIALTHTMDCPHGNWWFLVWHRGYIGWFEQICRELSGDPGFALPYWDWTENTDPDSPFQARVPAVMFEDVLTPAHPAYIANSREFQNRFRGVIARADYWKRFCGPNGEFDDETQYGQLLARGIRSPEDLWFDMLNDPRGRFFFDLKQARGTTREKPELDGKTTKAVSLQTLLDALAPRDFLTFASPKTLGHSALTGFGVLEGQPHNRVHNCVGGIFTDPNGNTTNNGGFMQANLSPVDPLFFLHHANIDRLWDVWTRKQLARGYPALPEGADFDAWSREPFLFFVDAKGKPAKKRTAGDYAAIGDFNYDYEPGSGEEVVAPPMFASLLGAAVPSESTRAQITRSVVSGEQAASAVVTLPSPLLGLRAQAETPRLYAKITLALPPLAHHHDFAVMVDDGNSRTDPSSPHYVGTLSMFGHHTIQAPVTFTVPLSGTIEAMRQNAQLTDSGALNIRIVSERMVKPGVPMARHAPGTEPKAEVLSIVVEAH; translated from the coding sequence ATGCAGCCAAAATTGTTCTCATCCACCATGTCCCGCCGCACATTCCTGAAAGCTGCGGCGGCGACCACCGCCGCCATCGGCGCTTCTGCCCTGCCCTTCGGAGCCCAGGCACAAGGGAAAGCAAAGTATCGGCGTTTGAACGTTCTGAACCCTGGGGCAAAGCGCGCCATCGAAAGCTACAAGAGGGCTATCGCCAGGATGCTCAAGCTCCCGCCGGAAGACCCTCGCAACTGGTATCGCATCGCGCTCACTCACACGATGGATTGCCCGCACGGCAACTGGTGGTTTCTGGTCTGGCACCGCGGCTATATCGGCTGGTTCGAGCAGATTTGCCGTGAGCTCAGCGGCGACCCAGGGTTTGCTCTTCCCTACTGGGATTGGACGGAGAATACGGACCCCGACAGTCCCTTTCAGGCACGCGTGCCCGCCGTCATGTTCGAGGATGTGCTCACCCCCGCTCATCCGGCCTATATTGCAAACTCGCGCGAATTTCAGAACCGCTTTCGCGGGGTAATCGCCAGGGCGGATTACTGGAAGCGTTTTTGCGGGCCGAATGGTGAATTCGATGATGAGACGCAGTATGGTCAGCTCCTCGCCCGGGGAATCCGCTCCCCCGAGGATCTGTGGTTCGATATGCTAAACGATCCGAGAGGCCGCTTTTTTTTCGATCTGAAACAGGCGCGCGGCACGACCCGGGAAAAGCCGGAGCTCGATGGAAAAACAACGAAGGCCGTCTCCCTGCAAACATTGCTGGACGCGCTGGCCCCTCGCGATTTCCTCACGTTTGCCAGCCCAAAGACCCTTGGTCACAGTGCCCTCACCGGATTTGGCGTGCTGGAAGGACAGCCGCACAACAGGGTGCACAACTGCGTCGGCGGCATCTTTACCGACCCCAATGGCAACACCACCAACAACGGCGGCTTCATGCAGGCCAATCTATCGCCTGTCGACCCGCTTTTTTTTCTGCACCATGCGAATATCGATCGGCTTTGGGATGTATGGACCCGGAAGCAGTTGGCGAGGGGATATCCTGCCTTGCCCGAAGGCGCGGATTTCGACGCCTGGTCGAGGGAACCGTTTCTTTTCTTTGTCGATGCAAAGGGAAAGCCGGCGAAGAAAAGAACCGCCGGGGACTACGCGGCTATCGGGGATTTCAATTACGATTATGAGCCCGGCTCCGGGGAGGAAGTGGTGGCGCCTCCCATGTTCGCCTCACTGCTGGGCGCAGCGGTACCCTCCGAGAGCACCCGGGCCCAGATCACCCGTTCCGTGGTGAGCGGGGAGCAGGCGGCAAGCGCGGTCGTGACACTTCCGTCTCCGCTGCTTGGCTTGCGCGCACAGGCGGAAACGCCGCGATTGTATGCAAAGATCACCCTGGCGCTGCCGCCGCTGGCGCACCATCATGATTTTGCCGTGATGGTGGATGACGGGAACAGTCGAACGGACCCCTCCAGTCCTCACTACGTCGGTACGCTCTCGATGTTCGGTCATCACACCATACAGGCTCCGGTTACCTTTACCGTGCCTTTATCGGGCACGATCGAGGCAATGCGGCAGAACGCGCAGCTTACAGACAGCGGGGCGTTGAATATCCGGATTGTTTCGGAGCGAATGGTAAAACCGGGAGTACCGATGGCAAGACATGCCCCTGGCACGGAACCGAAAGCGGAGGTACTTTCCATTGTTGTGGAGGCCCATTGA
- a CDS encoding PIN domain-containing protein gives MKVFIDTNILLDIYHLSGPDLEELRKLKKMVEKGKVELLVSMQVIDEFWRNRERVIADAMRKFRESKASAQIPNIIRIYPEAKELKEAVDKVNEVVKQLAAKARVDIEADTLKSDEVIREIFSAIKVGAVSPSLIEQAQLRSKVGNPPGKKDSLGDAINWEWLLEQEIEFWDDELIIISADGDYESELSKGKPKEYLLREWNEKNTSCELKLEKSLADFFKAKFPDIQLAEEIDKIEAIERLEESGSFAATHRAVSTLDDYDDFKDSEVKRIIKAYLDNNQIRRILEDEDVREFALKVVGLAKSEETIGLSKSLKELLEPL, from the coding sequence ATGAAAGTTTTTATCGATACAAATATTCTCCTAGACATTTATCATCTATCCGGGCCTGACCTTGAGGAACTCCGAAAACTCAAGAAGATGGTTGAAAAGGGTAAGGTCGAATTGCTTGTGTCCATGCAGGTTATTGACGAGTTCTGGCGAAACCGAGAGCGGGTCATTGCGGACGCTATGCGGAAATTTCGTGAGTCAAAAGCTTCGGCACAAATTCCCAACATCATTCGAATCTATCCTGAGGCCAAGGAACTAAAGGAAGCGGTTGATAAGGTGAACGAAGTCGTCAAACAGCTTGCAGCTAAGGCAAGGGTAGACATTGAAGCCGATACCTTAAAATCCGATGAGGTAATAAGAGAGATATTTTCTGCCATCAAAGTTGGCGCGGTGAGCCCATCCCTTATAGAACAGGCACAATTGCGCTCCAAAGTTGGAAACCCTCCCGGGAAGAAAGACAGCCTTGGAGACGCCATTAATTGGGAGTGGCTCCTCGAACAGGAAATCGAATTCTGGGACGATGAGCTTATTATTATCAGCGCCGATGGGGACTACGAGTCAGAATTGTCCAAAGGAAAGCCTAAAGAGTATTTGCTGAGGGAATGGAACGAAAAGAATACGAGCTGTGAACTCAAACTGGAGAAGTCGCTCGCGGATTTCTTTAAAGCCAAATTCCCTGACATTCAACTGGCGGAGGAAATCGATAAGATTGAAGCCATAGAACGGCTTGAGGAATCCGGCTCTTTCGCTGCCACGCATAGAGCAGTTTCGACGCTTGATGATTACGATGATTTCAAAGATTCAGAAGTCAAGCGCATCATCAAAGCTTATTTAGACAACAATCAGATTCGAAGGATTCTTGAAGATGAAGATGTCAGAGAGTTTGCTTTGAAGGTGGTCGGATTAGCCAAGTCAGAAGAAACAATTGGTCTTTCAAAGTCGTTGAAGGAGCTTCTTGAGCCGCTTTAA
- a CDS encoding efflux RND transporter periplasmic adaptor subunit, whose product MTINVRRFWAQVTFACVSSWGAAFGWAGEFDCLIEARQIVEIRPSTTGIIEKIWVDRGDAVNTGQILVTLDSGLEKATTELAKYRSTMEGAIQASQSRSEYATLKHHRREQLLAQKFVSTQDRDEAETEKRLAEAELKEALDNKRVAQLEYRRASEQLRLRTVRSPFNGIVVDRMMHPGELTDARSDNRKIILKIADITVLHVETLLPLEAYGKVKPGQLLEVFPEAPVGGSYKARVKIVDKVMDTASGTFGVRMEIANDDSKLPAGIKCRVSVPGVNTRVMHQTVHRRASGESIRSSNYSLTSRNEKSGD is encoded by the coding sequence TTGACTATTAATGTGAGGCGCTTTTGGGCACAAGTTACGTTTGCCTGCGTATCCTCTTGGGGGGCGGCATTTGGGTGGGCAGGGGAGTTTGACTGCCTGATCGAGGCGCGCCAGATAGTAGAGATCCGACCGAGCACGACCGGAATTATCGAAAAAATCTGGGTGGATCGCGGTGACGCCGTCAATACTGGTCAGATACTTGTAACGCTGGATTCAGGCTTGGAAAAAGCGACTACCGAGCTTGCCAAATACCGTTCAACTATGGAAGGTGCTATACAGGCCAGCCAGAGTCGATCCGAATATGCGACCTTGAAGCATCATCGCCGTGAACAATTACTTGCACAGAAGTTTGTATCTACACAGGATCGTGATGAAGCAGAGACAGAGAAACGACTGGCTGAAGCAGAGCTAAAGGAGGCTCTGGATAATAAACGCGTGGCTCAGCTCGAGTACCGGCGTGCCAGTGAACAGCTACGTCTACGGACCGTAAGAAGTCCATTCAATGGAATTGTCGTCGACCGGATGATGCACCCTGGAGAGTTGACAGACGCAAGGAGTGATAATCGGAAAATTATTTTGAAAATAGCGGATATTACAGTTTTACATGTAGAAACACTTCTCCCGCTCGAGGCTTATGGAAAGGTCAAACCAGGGCAACTATTGGAAGTATTTCCGGAGGCGCCTGTGGGGGGGTCTTATAAAGCCAGAGTGAAAATCGTAGATAAAGTCATGGATACAGCGAGCGGTACTTTTGGGGTACGAATGGAAATTGCCAATGATGATTCCAAACTACCTGCAGGCATAAAATGCAGGGTGAGCGTGCCGGGTGTGAACACGCGCGTTATGCATCAAACTGTTCATCGACGCGCATCGGGAGAATCGATCCGCAGCTCAAATTACTCGTTAACATCCAGGAATGAGAAATCGGGAGATTGA
- a CDS encoding dienelactone hydrolase family protein, with the protein MKKILSAAALFFLGSLAQAAIQGKEVTYTTNGTTLKGYLVYDDAITHNHPAVLVVHEWWGLDDYARKRAKMLAELGYTALAVDMYGEGRQAHHPDEASRYSGELKKNLPLAKKRFEAALSFLQKQENVDPRNIAALGYCFGGSVALEMARQGEDLKGVASFHGGLATEHPAQRGRVKAQIISFTGMADPMIPAEQVAAFKQEMENAGVNYKAVTFPGAKHSFTNPEADDYGRKFNLPLAYDAQADKASWKETERFLAEVFKAR; encoded by the coding sequence ATGAAAAAAATCCTCTCAGCCGCTGCATTGTTTTTCCTGGGTTCGCTGGCCCAGGCTGCCATACAGGGGAAGGAAGTCACCTACACCACCAATGGCACCACCCTCAAAGGTTACCTTGTATATGATGACGCAATAACACATAACCACCCTGCGGTGCTGGTGGTGCATGAATGGTGGGGTCTCGACGATTACGCGCGGAAACGCGCAAAGATGCTGGCGGAACTGGGCTACACCGCGTTGGCAGTCGACATGTACGGCGAGGGCAGGCAGGCTCATCATCCGGATGAGGCCTCCAGATATTCGGGAGAGCTGAAGAAGAATCTGCCCTTGGCGAAAAAACGCTTTGAAGCTGCCCTGAGTTTCCTGCAGAAGCAGGAGAATGTCGATCCGAGGAACATCGCGGCGCTGGGTTATTGTTTCGGCGGCAGCGTCGCCTTGGAAATGGCTCGCCAAGGTGAAGATTTGAAAGGTGTGGCCAGCTTTCATGGCGGTCTGGCGACCGAGCACCCGGCTCAAAGGGGCAGGGTGAAGGCGCAGATTATCTCTTTTACCGGCATGGCTGACCCCATGATACCGGCCGAGCAGGTAGCGGCATTCAAGCAGGAAATGGAGAATGCCGGCGTAAACTACAAGGCAGTTACATTTCCGGGCGCCAAGCATAGTTTTACCAATCCCGAGGCCGATGACTACGGGCGCAAATTCAATTTACCGCTCGCTTATGACGCGCAAGCTGACAAGGCTTCTTGGAAGGAGACGGAACGCTTCCTGGCCGAGGTATTCAAGGCAAGATGA
- a CDS encoding acetyltransferase has translation MNYHVFNGDADGLCAVHQLLLSNPVRTELVTGLKRDIRLLERVKAHAGERVTVLDISLNSNRAALVQLLETGVAVEYFDHHYAGEIPVHPHLSTHIDTSAGVCTSLLVDRHLEGKYRSWGIAAAFGDNISESASRLALQNGLVQPQIEKLAHLGECLNYNSYGETLEDLHFHPLALYEAMAPYPDPFDFIAESAAFKELAAGFLEDTRMTASLRPLLQHAHHAAYLLPDAAWARRVSGVFANKLANDNPACAHAVITIDRAGGYKVSVRAPLANPQGADVLCMKFETGGGRKAAAGINNLPESALDTFLARFAEQFG, from the coding sequence ATGAATTATCACGTTTTTAACGGAGATGCAGACGGTCTTTGTGCCGTCCATCAGCTTCTGCTGAGCAATCCTGTTCGGACAGAATTAGTGACAGGATTAAAGCGCGATATCCGCCTGCTCGAGCGGGTCAAGGCCCACGCAGGCGAACGGGTGACAGTGCTCGACATCTCCCTGAACAGCAACCGTGCTGCCCTCGTGCAACTGCTGGAGACCGGCGTGGCTGTCGAGTATTTCGACCATCACTATGCCGGGGAGATACCCGTCCATCCCCATTTGAGCACTCACATCGATACATCTGCGGGGGTATGCACAAGCCTGCTGGTCGACCGCCATCTGGAAGGAAAATACCGTTCCTGGGGGATTGCCGCAGCCTTTGGGGATAACATCAGCGAAAGCGCCAGTAGACTTGCGCTACAGAATGGACTGGTCCAACCGCAGATAGAGAAGCTCGCACACCTGGGGGAATGCCTTAATTACAACAGCTACGGCGAGACCCTGGAAGACCTGCATTTTCATCCTCTTGCATTATATGAGGCAATGGCGCCCTACCCCGATCCATTCGATTTTATCGCCGAATCGGCTGCCTTCAAGGAGCTTGCAGCGGGATTTCTGGAGGATACCCGGATGACGGCATCGTTGCGCCCCCTGCTCCAGCACGCGCATCACGCTGCCTATCTCCTTCCGGATGCGGCATGGGCAAGACGGGTAAGCGGTGTTTTTGCCAACAAGCTTGCGAACGACAATCCGGCATGCGCGCATGCAGTCATTACGATCGACCGGGCGGGTGGCTATAAGGTCAGTGTGCGGGCGCCGTTGGCGAATCCCCAGGGTGCCGACGTGCTCTGCATGAAGTTTGAAACAGGGGGAGGACGCAAGGCGGCGGCCGGGATCAACAATTTGCCCGAAAGCGCGCTCGATACCTTTCTTGCCCGCTTCGCAGAGCAGTTTGGCTAA
- a CDS encoding putative quinol monooxygenase, translating into MVTVALFVRLQAKPGKEADVESFLEQGLSMANQETTTPIWFALRLGPSTFGIFDAFVDEAGRSAHLSGPIAAALMANAADLLAEPPQIEHVDILGVKLPS; encoded by the coding sequence ATGGTAACAGTTGCGCTGTTTGTGCGGTTACAAGCCAAACCGGGAAAGGAAGCTGACGTAGAAAGCTTTCTCGAGCAGGGGCTTTCAATGGCAAATCAGGAAACCACCACACCGATCTGGTTTGCCCTGCGGCTCGGCCCATCGACTTTTGGTATTTTTGATGCATTTGTGGACGAGGCTGGAAGATCGGCGCATTTGTCCGGCCCGATCGCTGCCGCACTAATGGCAAATGCAGCCGATTTGCTGGCTGAGCCACCGCAAATCGAGCATGTGGATATCCTTGGCGTCAAACTCCCAAGCTGA
- a CDS encoding GlxA family transcriptional regulator: MHIHILALDQVFDTGLSTLLDTLSIANDLAVSANAVTRFDLTIAGVRRNIRTSQGFSVPVVPAARCSPPDVVLIPALGAKMPETLRLALERPDVCEAGDLLRQWSKEDVLIGAACTGTFVLADTLLLNDRSATTSWWLSPLFRERYPRVRLEESRMVVSSPGLVTAGAALAHIDLALWLIRQSSPTLAEMTARYLLIEPRASQAVFAIPDHLAHADPLVQQFERWARHRLGERFSLSEAASATGTSERTLSRRLKAVLGKSPLSYFQDLRIERAVYLLGTSNDNVDAIAAQVGYADGTTLRTLLRRRVGRTVSELRARTREISSSFNDSQAQDIE, encoded by the coding sequence ATGCATATTCATATTCTTGCGCTCGACCAGGTTTTCGACACCGGATTATCAACGCTCCTGGACACCCTGAGTATCGCGAACGATCTCGCGGTTTCTGCCAACGCAGTGACACGATTTGACCTGACGATCGCGGGGGTGCGCCGGAATATTCGTACCAGTCAGGGATTTTCTGTACCGGTAGTGCCAGCGGCGCGATGCAGCCCGCCGGATGTGGTATTGATTCCGGCGCTTGGGGCAAAAATGCCGGAAACGCTGCGGTTGGCGCTTGAGCGGCCGGATGTGTGCGAGGCGGGCGACCTTTTGCGGCAGTGGTCCAAAGAGGACGTTCTTATCGGCGCCGCCTGCACTGGAACCTTCGTTCTCGCCGATACTTTGCTTCTCAATGACCGGAGCGCTACCACATCATGGTGGCTTAGCCCCTTGTTTCGGGAACGTTATCCCCGCGTGCGCCTGGAGGAATCGCGCATGGTGGTAAGCTCGCCCGGGTTGGTTACTGCGGGTGCTGCACTGGCACATATCGATCTGGCGCTTTGGCTCATACGCCAAAGCAGTCCCACGCTCGCAGAAATGACAGCGCGTTATCTGCTGATAGAACCACGAGCGTCACAGGCAGTTTTTGCAATTCCTGATCACCTTGCACATGCCGATCCACTGGTTCAGCAATTCGAACGCTGGGCTCGCCACAGGCTGGGTGAACGTTTCTCCCTGAGCGAAGCAGCCAGTGCGACAGGCACAAGCGAGAGAACGCTTTCGCGGCGGCTAAAGGCTGTTCTGGGAAAATCCCCGCTTTCTTATTTTCAGGATCTTCGTATTGAGCGCGCTGTATATCTCCTGGGGACGAGCAACGATAATGTAGACGCGATTGCTGCCCAGGTGGGTTATGCGGATGGTACAACCTTGCGCACCCTTCTTCGCCGCAGGGTCGGTCGAACGGTGAGCGAGCTTCGAGCCAGAACCCGGGAGATTTCCAGTTCGTTCAACGACTCTCAAGCACAGGATATCGAGTGA
- a CDS encoding antitoxin Xre-like helix-turn-helix domain-containing protein, translated as MTSFISPAARKPFSASNILGGKQILHTDPRSAVEWIELVRRGIPAPAIDAVLGLVDLRQGELSRALDIPERTLVRRKKEGVLNCEESGKLLRLARVVERAGEVFEDGSLALDWIKSPNASLGGATPLSMLDTDLGADSVMTILGRIEHGIFT; from the coding sequence ATGACTTCTTTTATCTCACCAGCGGCCCGGAAGCCGTTTTCCGCCTCGAACATTCTAGGCGGCAAGCAGATACTCCACACCGATCCACGTTCGGCAGTCGAGTGGATAGAACTCGTGCGCAGAGGCATTCCCGCCCCGGCGATCGACGCAGTCCTGGGGCTCGTTGACCTGCGGCAGGGTGAACTCTCCCGCGCGCTGGATATTCCGGAGCGCACGCTGGTGCGACGAAAAAAGGAAGGAGTGCTCAACTGCGAGGAATCCGGCAAATTGCTGCGCCTGGCGCGGGTTGTTGAACGTGCCGGCGAGGTGTTTGAGGACGGATCCCTGGCGCTGGACTGGATCAAGTCACCCAACGCCAGCCTGGGCGGCGCCACCCCCCTGTCCATGCTGGATACTGATCTTGGCGCCGATTCAGTGATGACTATTCTTGGTCGGATCGAGCACGGTATTTTCACTTGA
- a CDS encoding RES family NAD+ phosphorylase, with product MKLTVWRIVTHRFAASAFSGEGARLFGGRWNLKGEPVVYTAQSRSLAFLEMLVQDEPLRANYLLIPAEIPGDIPRLEIDAGQLPENWRTLESRKNLEEIGSRWLRDARYCVMDVPSVVIPAERNLLLNPAHPDFRRIRIGQPENLKSDLRLLRNLSAAK from the coding sequence TTGAAGTTGACGGTGTGGCGTATCGTCACACACCGCTTCGCCGCTTCTGCATTTTCCGGCGAGGGTGCGCGGCTGTTCGGCGGCCGCTGGAATCTCAAGGGCGAGCCGGTAGTGTACACGGCGCAGAGCAGGTCACTCGCCTTTCTCGAAATGCTCGTCCAGGACGAGCCGCTGCGCGCCAATTATCTCCTGATCCCCGCGGAAATTCCTGGCGATATCCCCAGACTGGAAATCGATGCCGGACAGCTCCCGGAGAACTGGCGAACTCTCGAGAGCCGTAAAAACCTCGAGGAAATCGGCAGCCGGTGGCTGCGTGATGCCAGATACTGCGTAATGGATGTTCCCAGCGTTGTAATTCCCGCTGAGCGAAACCTGCTGCTCAACCCGGCACACCCCGATTTTCGCAGAATCCGGATAGGTCAACCGGAAAACCTCAAGAGCGATCTGCGGCTACTGCGGAATCTATCCGCAGCAAAGTGA
- a CDS encoding AAA family ATPase: MKDSITQAKKPSDSPQADGDVQGRLITALLDPRCYPHPVKRVGIMETHISWVLLAGRYAYKIKKPVDLGFLDFTDLSSRRHYCEEELRLNRRLAPQLYLDVIPLGGTAEMPEIGAEPAIEYAVKMRRFPASQQLDRLAEHDRILPEHMDSLAATIAHFHEALPSAEPGAGLGSAAATHATVFQTLEQLQTALAGTENEVRVAGLRAAIETEYGVRKEHLERRLAGGFVRECHGDLHLGNIALIRGRPVPFDCIEFSPSLRWIDVMNEAAFTVMDLLHRQQSELAYRFLNAYLETTGDYGGLPLLRFYLAYRAAVRAMVSAVRAGQDNLSKRDKAAALASCSSFLDLARACLARQRPALVITRGLPGSGKTTFAQAALERLQAIRIRSDVERKRLFGLAALADSRSQAEGIYHAEATVRTYARLHDLARELLAAGFPVIVDAAFLKREEREHFRMLADELSVPFVIASLKASSETMQSRIVKRQSESSDASEADLGVLKLLQEKEEVLAPQERAYTVEFVNEKEGFDSGDNAWKKLERLLDGR, translated from the coding sequence ATGAAAGATTCAATCACCCAAGCGAAGAAGCCGTCTGATTCCCCGCAGGCGGATGGAGATGTTCAAGGCAGATTAATCACTGCCTTGCTGGATCCTCGCTGCTATCCCCACCCGGTAAAACGGGTAGGAATAATGGAAACCCACATTTCATGGGTACTGCTGGCGGGACGCTATGCCTACAAAATAAAGAAACCGGTCGACCTGGGTTTCCTCGACTTTACCGATCTGTCATCACGCCGCCATTATTGTGAGGAAGAGCTGCGGCTCAACCGGCGTCTTGCACCCCAACTCTATCTGGATGTCATTCCCCTCGGCGGCACGGCTGAAATGCCGGAAATCGGTGCTGAACCGGCTATCGAATATGCAGTAAAAATGCGCCGCTTCCCTGCTTCCCAACAACTGGACAGGCTGGCCGAGCACGACAGGATTCTCCCGGAGCATATGGATAGCCTGGCGGCAACGATCGCGCATTTTCATGAGGCTCTGCCCTCGGCCGAGCCTGGGGCCGGGCTTGGGTCAGCCGCTGCGACACATGCGACAGTATTTCAGACTCTCGAGCAACTACAAACTGCGCTGGCTGGCACTGAAAATGAAGTCCGTGTGGCTGGATTGCGCGCGGCGATCGAGACTGAGTATGGCGTACGCAAGGAGCATCTGGAACGGCGGCTTGCCGGGGGTTTTGTGCGCGAATGTCATGGCGACCTGCATCTGGGTAATATTGCGCTGATTCGCGGACGACCCGTTCCCTTCGATTGTATCGAGTTCAGTCCCTCGCTACGCTGGATCGATGTAATGAACGAAGCCGCCTTTACCGTCATGGACCTGCTGCATCGCCAGCAGTCTGAGCTTGCCTATCGCTTCCTCAATGCCTATCTGGAAACTACGGGTGATTATGGGGGCCTGCCCTTGCTGCGTTTCTATCTCGCCTATCGCGCCGCAGTGCGTGCCATGGTCAGCGCCGTTCGCGCCGGCCAGGATAACCTCTCCAAACGGGACAAGGCAGCCGCGCTGGCATCCTGCAGCAGTTTTCTTGATCTCGCCAGAGCATGCCTTGCCCGGCAGCGGCCCGCCCTGGTGATTACCCGGGGTTTGCCGGGATCGGGCAAAACGACTTTTGCACAGGCAGCACTGGAAAGGCTGCAAGCCATACGCATACGATCGGACGTGGAGCGCAAGCGTTTATTCGGATTGGCGGCGTTGGCAGACAGCCGCTCGCAGGCGGAGGGCATTTATCATGCGGAGGCTACGGTGCGAACGTATGCGCGACTGCATGATCTGGCCCGAGAACTGCTGGCCGCAGGCTTTCCGGTAATCGTGGATGCCGCCTTTCTGAAACGGGAAGAGCGCGAGCATTTCCGAATGCTGGCAGATGAACTGTCGGTGCCGTTTGTGATTGCATCGCTGAAAGCGTCCTCCGAGACAATGCAAAGCCGTATCGTAAAACGGCAAAGCGAATCAAGCGATGCCTCCGAGGCTGATCTGGGCGTATTGAAACTGTTACAGGAAAAAGAGGAAGTGCTGGCGCCGCAGGAGCGGGCTTACACCGTAGAGTTCGTCAACGAGAAAGAAGGCTTTGACAGCGGCGATAATGCCTGGAAGAAACTGGAGCGGTTGCTGGATGGAAGATGA
- a CDS encoding tyrosine-type recombinase/integrase produces the protein MRRQTCRLSAKEVSNKKKPGYYCDGAGLYLQISDSGSKSWIFRYTLNGKNRHMGLGPVHTVSLADARTAAVQCRQLLLRKMDPITARDAEHAQQSLEAARSMTFSECAALYIKAHRSSWKNTKHADQWTNTIKTYCGPVIGPLSVQDVDTKLIMKVLDPIWEQKPETASRLRGRIESVLDWATVRGYREGDNPARWRGYLSHALPSLKKKLRVKHHPALQFSQMAEFMGLLRAEEGIAARALEFLILTAARTSEVIGARWEELDLKASIWTIPGTRMKADDPHRVPLSGRALEIILNLEKIKQSDYVFPGQKIEKPLSNNAMLKVLERMGRNDITVHGFRSSFRDWASECTNFPRDVCEMALAHTISNKAEAAYRRGDLFEKRRVLMEEWAGYCYDGSAIMSR, from the coding sequence ATGAGACGCCAAACGTGTAGGTTATCAGCAAAGGAAGTGTCTAACAAGAAGAAGCCAGGTTACTACTGCGATGGTGCGGGGCTCTATCTGCAGATAAGTGACTCGGGCAGCAAGTCGTGGATATTCCGCTATACCTTGAACGGCAAGAACCGGCACATGGGTTTAGGGCCAGTTCATACTGTCTCCCTGGCTGATGCACGCACTGCCGCCGTTCAATGCCGGCAATTGCTGCTTCGCAAAATGGATCCTATTACAGCACGTGATGCTGAGCACGCACAGCAGTCACTTGAAGCTGCAAGGTCAATGACTTTTTCCGAGTGTGCTGCTCTCTATATTAAAGCCCATCGCTCCAGCTGGAAGAACACAAAACATGCCGATCAGTGGACAAATACCATCAAGACTTATTGCGGACCTGTCATAGGCCCGTTATCCGTCCAGGATGTCGATACGAAGCTGATTATGAAGGTGCTAGACCCGATCTGGGAACAGAAACCGGAGACAGCCAGCCGATTACGCGGGCGTATAGAATCTGTACTTGATTGGGCTACAGTCAGAGGTTATCGAGAAGGAGATAATCCCGCCCGATGGCGAGGGTATCTTAGTCATGCGCTACCCTCGCTTAAAAAGAAACTCAGGGTAAAACATCATCCGGCCTTACAGTTCAGCCAGATGGCTGAATTTATGGGATTGCTTCGAGCAGAGGAAGGCATTGCTGCAAGAGCACTGGAATTCCTAATTCTCACAGCCGCACGAACTAGTGAGGTTATCGGTGCAAGATGGGAAGAGTTGGATCTAAAGGCTTCGATCTGGACTATTCCAGGTACGCGCATGAAAGCGGATGACCCGCATCGAGTACCGCTTTCGGGAAGAGCTTTGGAAATTATCTTGAACTTGGAGAAGATAAAGCAAAGCGACTATGTATTTCCAGGGCAGAAGATCGAAAAGCCGCTAAGCAATAACGCCATGCTTAAGGTACTCGAACGCATGGGAAGGAATGATATAACCGTACATGGTTTTCGCTCATCATTTCGAGACTGGGCTTCGGAATGCACAAATTTTCCAAGAGACGTATGTGAGATGGCGCTTGCCCATACGATAAGCAATAAAGCAGAAGCAGCTTATCGTCGAGGAGACTTGTTCGAGAAGCGGAGGGTATTGATGGAAGAGTGGGCGGGATATTGCTACGATGGCTCAGCAATTATGTCAAGGTAA